Proteins co-encoded in one Pseudorhizobium banfieldiae genomic window:
- a CDS encoding MupA/Atu3671 family FMN-dependent luciferase-like monooxygenase: MAVLRSVFVGDGLLLPQCADLYLARGHKLSLVATGNPHILAWAEQREVRTCKPDRLEGEFTGLSFEWLFSIANLQKLSSTILETPLAGAVNFHDALLPDQIGLNAPAWAIIEGREHHGISWHAMTSEVDAGPIYLQKSFGIEPDETAFTLNSKCFELGLTSFEELLDAIEADRCTPWEQRSLRGSVYRRQDRPKAAGTLDFNRSATELDQLVRGLNFGETYPNPLVLPKVRHAGTIYYVKTCAVLGSSAASKPGLVLSVEGDQVTVAAQDKCLQMTLSPAPSLSRKTTASILPGDVISGEDINADELTAAVAKVAQYEPEFRRRLEDLTDVELDFVRGAQQEEGQDWRRRPLPYLSRMQHSQQIAVICSYLARRSQQSCFDVAYSSRTISDLGTKYPGYFSEWVPLRFEWSPTTRPQEAVGAVEAQLQCLARSLTYLSDLSARFRTPDSTSLTCAIIDREQSAASATASGCAVLFEICGPACFIVFDASRVDEHQVDALIERLAVFSAAFLQLDTSLAHLPMISPEEQDRILYHWNDSQKVVETSVCVHQLIENQVQRTPDADAVCCGRTSLTYRELNERAGELAQALLARGVRVGDIVGLFLPRSVNMVVAVLAVWKAGAAYLPLDPDFPPDRVHFMIDDSQTRLILAEHGQRAIPATTRAEILYIDDYDAPSLDAVGLPHVDSDDLAYVIYTSGSTGLPKGVMVEHRNVVNFFSGMDDRVPVYEDRQNVWLAVTSLSFDISVLELFWTLSRGFKVVIHSPEVIVSKARARQNPALAGLSFGLFYWGNDASVGPEKYHLLLEGARFADTHGFDSIWTPERHFHAFGGPFPNPAVTGAAVAAVTRNLSIRAGSCVLPLHHPIRVAEEWAVVDNLSNGRIGLAFASGWMPEDFVLRPENTPPLNRTNLVTSIDTVRRLWRGEEVRFPLGEQEIGVTTQPRPISKELPVWLTTAGNPESYREAARMGAHVLTHLLGQSIAELAEKISLYRQELLKLGRDPGDYKVTLMLHTLIGADREAVRERARVPLKEYLKSAAALIKQYAWDFPAFKKPQGLAQPADIDLRSLSEDELDAILDFAFLRYFEDSGLFGTVPDALARLEEVRAAGVDEIGCLIDWGLPEMIALDGLKPLANVVHLCKSSGAPSHEDGFAKEILRHQVTHLQATPSMMRSFMMSSEDRAALGAIRHILIGGEALHGSLVRELQQLTAASIQNMYGPTETTIWSTSALANSFSGIVTIGRPIANTQVYVLDRFIQPVPPGSVGELFIGGQGVTRGYLHRKQLNDERFVKDPYSTGRLYRTGDLARFDENGSLHFVGRNDHQVKIRGYRIELGEIESRLATLSGVSEAVVTAQKSENGDTRLIAYVRGDIANLTETHLVDHLRAGLPDAMIPTDFMFLESFPLTPNAKVDRNRLPSPSKAAASAGLPYLPPDGALEEAISLAFAQTLGRQQVSRHDNFFALGGHSLLAVQLHRDLRSKVAPGITITDLFRFPTVAGLAAHLSGDDPSSRQLSKAADRAALRRRALQQRNPRTRADVLV, from the coding sequence ATGGCCGTACTGAGATCCGTCTTCGTGGGCGATGGGCTGCTACTGCCCCAGTGCGCAGATCTGTATCTGGCGAGGGGCCACAAACTTTCCCTCGTTGCCACCGGCAACCCGCATATTCTGGCGTGGGCGGAACAACGAGAGGTCCGCACCTGTAAGCCAGACAGGCTTGAGGGAGAGTTTACCGGTCTGAGCTTTGAATGGTTGTTCAGCATTGCAAACCTGCAGAAGCTGTCCTCGACCATTCTGGAAACCCCACTTGCCGGCGCAGTGAACTTCCATGATGCGCTCCTTCCCGACCAGATAGGGCTCAACGCACCCGCCTGGGCAATCATCGAAGGCCGGGAGCATCACGGTATCAGTTGGCATGCCATGACCAGCGAAGTGGATGCCGGCCCAATCTATCTGCAAAAAAGCTTCGGCATTGAACCCGATGAAACGGCCTTTACCCTGAACAGCAAGTGTTTCGAACTCGGCCTTACTTCGTTCGAAGAGTTGCTCGATGCGATCGAGGCTGATCGCTGCACGCCGTGGGAGCAGCGGTCATTACGCGGGTCAGTCTATCGGAGGCAAGACCGGCCAAAGGCCGCGGGGACGCTGGACTTCAACAGATCGGCGACCGAGCTGGATCAACTTGTGCGTGGTCTTAACTTCGGCGAGACCTACCCTAACCCTCTTGTGCTTCCGAAGGTCCGCCACGCAGGCACCATCTACTACGTGAAGACGTGCGCAGTGTTGGGCTCTAGCGCCGCCTCCAAGCCTGGCCTTGTCCTGTCGGTCGAAGGTGATCAGGTGACCGTGGCGGCACAAGATAAATGCCTGCAGATGACCTTGAGCCCAGCTCCCAGCCTTTCTCGGAAGACCACTGCCTCCATCCTTCCAGGCGATGTTATCTCTGGCGAGGACATCAACGCGGATGAATTGACGGCGGCGGTCGCCAAGGTGGCCCAGTACGAGCCGGAGTTTCGCCGCCGCCTCGAAGATCTGACCGATGTCGAACTGGACTTTGTGCGGGGGGCTCAACAAGAAGAGGGGCAGGATTGGAGACGCCGTCCGCTGCCTTATCTTTCTCGAATGCAGCACAGCCAACAGATTGCAGTCATCTGCTCGTACCTAGCCCGGCGCTCGCAGCAGTCATGCTTCGATGTCGCCTATTCTAGCCGAACGATATCGGATCTTGGCACCAAATATCCTGGCTACTTCTCTGAGTGGGTGCCACTGCGGTTCGAATGGTCCCCGACGACGAGGCCCCAAGAGGCCGTCGGGGCTGTCGAGGCTCAGCTGCAGTGCCTGGCAAGAAGCCTCACCTATCTGAGCGACCTCTCGGCGAGGTTTAGGACGCCTGACAGCACGTCCCTTACCTGTGCAATCATCGATCGTGAACAGAGCGCGGCCTCGGCAACAGCGTCGGGATGCGCGGTTCTATTTGAGATCTGTGGTCCCGCCTGTTTCATCGTCTTCGACGCATCCCGGGTAGACGAACACCAGGTTGACGCTCTGATTGAGCGTCTGGCCGTCTTTTCGGCCGCGTTCCTCCAGCTCGACACTTCTTTGGCGCATCTGCCTATGATTTCTCCGGAGGAGCAGGATCGTATCCTCTACCACTGGAATGATAGCCAGAAGGTGGTGGAGACCTCAGTGTGCGTCCACCAGCTGATCGAAAATCAGGTCCAACGTACTCCCGATGCCGACGCCGTTTGTTGTGGTCGGACGTCCCTGACCTACCGGGAACTGAACGAACGGGCAGGAGAGCTTGCGCAGGCCCTGCTGGCAAGAGGTGTCCGTGTTGGCGACATCGTGGGCCTTTTCCTGCCGCGATCGGTCAATATGGTCGTGGCCGTGCTTGCGGTTTGGAAGGCGGGCGCAGCTTATCTTCCACTTGACCCAGATTTCCCGCCGGATCGCGTGCATTTCATGATCGATGATAGCCAGACACGGCTCATTCTCGCGGAGCACGGCCAGAGGGCAATTCCGGCCACTACCCGCGCTGAGATCCTATACATCGATGACTATGACGCTCCATCGCTGGACGCCGTAGGACTTCCACACGTCGATTCTGACGACCTGGCCTATGTGATCTATACGTCCGGCTCTACGGGCCTCCCCAAAGGTGTCATGGTCGAGCATCGCAATGTGGTGAACTTCTTTTCCGGCATGGACGATAGGGTGCCGGTTTATGAAGACCGCCAAAACGTCTGGCTCGCCGTCACCAGTTTGTCGTTCGATATCTCGGTCCTGGAGCTCTTCTGGACGCTCTCGCGTGGCTTCAAGGTTGTCATTCATTCGCCCGAGGTCATCGTTTCGAAAGCCCGAGCACGACAAAATCCGGCCTTGGCCGGCCTCTCCTTTGGGTTGTTCTACTGGGGCAACGACGCATCGGTTGGTCCCGAGAAGTATCATTTGCTTCTGGAGGGCGCCCGGTTCGCCGACACGCACGGCTTCGATTCTATCTGGACACCAGAACGTCATTTCCATGCCTTTGGAGGGCCGTTTCCAAATCCGGCCGTGACGGGTGCGGCCGTCGCCGCTGTCACCCGAAACCTCTCGATCCGCGCCGGCAGTTGCGTTCTGCCCCTCCACCATCCAATCCGGGTCGCGGAGGAATGGGCGGTGGTCGACAACCTGAGCAATGGCCGGATAGGACTTGCCTTCGCCTCCGGCTGGATGCCGGAGGATTTCGTGCTGCGCCCTGAGAATACACCGCCCCTCAACAGAACCAACCTGGTCACTTCCATCGACACCGTTAGGCGGCTTTGGCGCGGGGAAGAAGTGAGGTTTCCGCTCGGCGAGCAGGAGATCGGCGTGACAACTCAACCTCGCCCCATTAGCAAGGAGCTACCGGTCTGGTTGACCACGGCCGGAAATCCCGAAAGCTATCGCGAAGCTGCCCGAATGGGTGCTCACGTCCTAACTCATCTTTTGGGACAGTCGATCGCGGAGCTTGCTGAAAAGATCTCCCTTTATCGGCAAGAGCTTCTCAAGCTCGGCAGGGACCCGGGGGACTACAAGGTCACGCTCATGCTTCATACGCTTATCGGCGCCGATCGCGAAGCCGTCCGCGAACGAGCCAGAGTTCCGCTGAAGGAATACCTGAAAAGTGCGGCGGCCCTGATCAAGCAATACGCCTGGGACTTCCCCGCGTTCAAGAAGCCACAAGGTCTCGCTCAGCCGGCCGATATCGACCTGCGCTCTCTCTCTGAAGACGAACTCGACGCCATCCTTGACTTCGCCTTCCTGCGCTACTTTGAGGATAGCGGATTGTTCGGGACTGTGCCGGACGCATTGGCCAGACTGGAAGAGGTTCGTGCAGCCGGCGTGGATGAAATTGGCTGCCTCATCGATTGGGGCTTGCCAGAGATGATTGCGCTCGACGGCCTGAAGCCGCTCGCGAATGTCGTTCACCTCTGCAAGTCCTCCGGCGCACCGTCTCATGAGGACGGGTTCGCGAAGGAGATCCTTCGGCATCAGGTCACCCATCTGCAGGCTACGCCTTCCATGATGCGCAGTTTCATGATGTCGAGCGAAGACAGGGCGGCTCTCGGTGCCATTCGGCACATCCTGATCGGCGGTGAGGCACTGCACGGAAGTCTGGTTCGCGAATTGCAGCAGCTGACTGCAGCATCGATACAAAACATGTATGGGCCCACCGAAACGACGATCTGGTCGACCTCAGCCCTAGCAAACTCCTTTTCGGGCATCGTCACGATAGGTCGACCCATCGCGAATACCCAGGTCTATGTTCTTGACCGCTTCATACAGCCGGTTCCGCCGGGGAGTGTCGGAGAGCTGTTCATAGGCGGCCAAGGCGTGACGCGCGGCTATCTCCATCGCAAGCAGCTGAACGACGAAAGGTTTGTCAAAGATCCCTACTCGACAGGACGCCTGTATCGCACTGGCGACCTGGCGCGCTTTGACGAGAATGGCTCGCTACACTTTGTCGGCCGCAACGACCATCAGGTAAAGATCCGCGGCTACCGCATTGAACTTGGCGAGATTGAAAGCCGGCTTGCCACCTTGTCGGGCGTCTCGGAGGCCGTTGTGACTGCTCAAAAGAGTGAGAACGGAGACACCAGGCTCATCGCCTATGTAAGAGGCGACATCGCCAACCTCACTGAGACGCACCTTGTCGACCATCTCCGAGCAGGTCTCCCTGATGCAATGATTCCGACAGACTTCAT
- a CDS encoding type I polyketide synthase, with product MLDAKSQMGAGDIAIVGMALRVPGAANVDRFWANLRNGVESIRDLSGDELLASGEDPTRIRHPHYVPRTADLPDMEMFDADFFGLSPKDAAIMDPQHRQFLECAWEALESAGKFPSAMSEPVGVFAGCGMGSYFYFNVCSNRRLVDQVGMFLLRHTGNDKDFLSTRASFLFDLKGPSVNIQTACSTSLVAVHYAVQSLLSGECDMALAGGVTIEIPHRRGYVYNPGEVLSPDGHCRPFDHRAAGTVFGSGAGVVVLRRLDDALRDGDIVHAVIKGTAINNDGGSKAGYLAPSVSGQAQAVVEAQAIAGVGADTIGYVECHGTGTYLGDPIEIEALSQAFQQVTQKTGYCYVGSVKSNIGHLDTAAGVVGLIKAALCLKHREIPPTLGFERPNPAIDFVRSPFKVCDRLVAWQAGSGPRRASVNSLGVGGTNAHVVLEEAPVRGSALPSYEETARSSPLLLLLSAKNRPGLESAGNRLKDWLAENPDARLSDVAHTLVQGRKPFNEWMVVAARDLAAALPRLSSPNQAMWQSRLDRLEGAVFMFPGGGAQHPGMAATLYREDKLFAKVIDEGLGYLPHDVSALIRAIWFDQNTRDARQKFLRPSLQLPAILVTEIALARLWQRHAVEPVALIGHSMGEYAAACVAGVLSFQDAMNLVHLRGRLFERVEPSGMLSIPLEEATLVPRLPEKLDLACVNAPSLCVVSGRNDDLEAFRATLAGEGVEASRLAIDIAAHSSLLDPILDEFETFLGSLQLSAPDIPIISNLTGAPLTGDQAVDPVYWRNHLRRPVRFAEGLGALHAREALVFVEVGPGRVLSSLAKLQGTIPANRVISSLPHGDEEWDDREYLISALGRAYAAGLAVDLEGLVGGQDARLLSLPTYPFQHRRYFIEPADREEVATIQPPLLKIQDISQWGYRPSWKRSLADPDTEFEPAEWLIFLDEGGLGEELARRLRSQGHRTVTVTRGDGMGERGTDSYTLCSELGRAGYVALLERLRSTGRLPQKILHMWLADAEPSVRAGSSLLHENEELGFGSMVGLGQAWADLAEERQVSITIVARQVLQAEDHELVSPERSLILGPALVLPKELPSVTVKLLDIGPPTSASVRKRAAWYSRPSKNPAFVPPGELIERVWEELQTVPQNEMVALRGERRFTQTHSTCPLPPLEGQQVSLRKRGVYLIAGGMSEVALALAAELAKQYEARLVLVARQHLPAKTEWGLFQQRLADAPVRRAMAKIKALEDAGAEVLYVAADVTDGEQMAAAVAAAMRRFGEINGVLHCAGALDDGLVQMRTLGELQQVLSPKVTGLRVLHSVLEDVKLDFLILFSSTSTDIPRAGQVAYVAGNAYLNAYAQSASPKDGRRVVSLHWGVWSEVGLAARAVGLAISPVVENYPNEVGIFDRWIADKQGDLWLEVALSARRHWVLDEHRLPGGEAVLPGTAYVDFLAQAIRAYGLEGNPCITNLSFIRPFVLEGEQERRFRLRLVGQGPEFQVVIGSVEASTDQVIMHAEASVRLGSDLRGPLDLDEIRKCFGTSTISAEGVALTSAQEGRMRFGARWALLRSKILSRSEGLAELSLADDFRSDLCTSPLHPALLDIATGFSLELLDEQQLGDRLWVPASYGRIEVQGMIPGSIVSWVRKSRCDDFGDGFVAFDVTICDPQGNIIVDIEQFVMRRLAGNLSAPSNGAGSDSPHAPPVSDGPARTRLATQVELGIKPQEGFEALLRALALPYREIAVSSMELEALRALVEEPRAPVQPSEEFERPDLASDYVAPRDEVECQLVGFWKELLGLERVGVNDDFFQLGGHSLVAVRLFRMIRSEYGVDLPISTLFECPTVALCAAKISELEPSMAQSPLAAKPIAEAGGEQFLALVPMALGEQGRGAPLFICAGMFGNVLNLRHLALLLGQDRPVYGLQARGLYGDLQPHTTFEEMARDYLAEVRTIQPEGPYLLAGYSGGGLVALEMARQLVEADEAVERLVMFDTPLPRQPPLSLTDKALMKVQDINRYRSSFISKWLRDREKTTRDRDAREAALAGKAAAEGFNNIGIEVAFRAAASAYQVSSFTGEVTLFRPRPSPVYYLPGGRQLQEGRNIILPDNGWSEFLRNLDVVEVPGDHDTMMLEPFVRVLAEKIRSRLPREVPKPATMAAGEPAPTHLDKQFFEAAQ from the coding sequence ATGCTCGACGCAAAGAGTCAGATGGGTGCCGGCGACATCGCGATCGTAGGGATGGCGTTGCGTGTCCCTGGCGCGGCTAACGTCGATCGATTTTGGGCGAACTTGAGGAACGGTGTCGAAAGCATTCGGGATCTTTCCGGGGACGAACTGCTGGCAAGCGGCGAAGACCCGACGCGCATCCGTCACCCACACTACGTGCCGCGCACTGCGGACCTACCCGATATGGAAATGTTCGATGCGGACTTCTTCGGCCTCAGCCCGAAGGACGCCGCTATCATGGATCCTCAGCACCGCCAGTTTCTCGAATGCGCCTGGGAAGCCTTGGAGAGCGCTGGTAAGTTTCCCTCCGCCATGTCCGAGCCTGTCGGTGTTTTCGCAGGCTGTGGAATGGGCAGCTATTTCTACTTCAATGTGTGCAGCAATCGGCGGCTGGTAGACCAAGTGGGTATGTTCCTCCTGCGTCACACCGGCAACGACAAGGACTTCCTGTCGACCAGAGCCTCGTTCCTGTTCGATCTGAAAGGTCCAAGTGTCAATATTCAAACCGCATGCTCAACCTCGTTGGTCGCCGTTCACTACGCGGTGCAGAGCCTGTTGAGCGGAGAGTGCGACATGGCGCTTGCAGGAGGCGTCACGATAGAGATTCCGCACCGCCGAGGCTACGTCTACAACCCGGGCGAGGTCCTCTCTCCTGACGGCCACTGCAGGCCTTTCGATCATCGCGCCGCTGGCACGGTTTTCGGAAGCGGCGCCGGCGTCGTCGTTCTGCGACGACTGGACGATGCCCTGCGCGACGGGGACATCGTCCATGCCGTCATCAAGGGCACGGCGATCAATAACGATGGTGGCAGCAAGGCGGGTTACCTGGCTCCCAGTGTATCAGGTCAGGCGCAGGCGGTCGTGGAGGCGCAGGCGATTGCGGGTGTCGGGGCCGACACGATCGGCTATGTGGAATGCCATGGGACGGGAACGTATCTTGGGGATCCCATTGAGATCGAAGCCCTCAGCCAAGCCTTCCAACAGGTAACGCAGAAGACGGGTTACTGCTACGTCGGTTCGGTCAAATCCAATATCGGCCACTTGGATACGGCAGCTGGCGTCGTCGGTCTGATCAAGGCGGCCTTGTGCCTGAAGCACCGCGAGATCCCTCCCACGCTTGGCTTCGAAAGGCCTAACCCGGCCATCGACTTTGTCCGCAGCCCGTTCAAGGTTTGCGATCGGTTGGTGGCATGGCAGGCTGGTTCGGGACCGCGACGAGCCAGCGTCAACTCGCTCGGTGTCGGCGGGACCAATGCGCATGTCGTGCTTGAAGAGGCGCCTGTCCGAGGCAGCGCCCTCCCAAGTTATGAGGAGACCGCGCGAAGTTCCCCGCTTCTCCTGCTACTGTCGGCGAAAAATCGGCCAGGGTTGGAGTCGGCCGGTAACCGGCTCAAGGACTGGCTAGCGGAAAACCCGGACGCACGACTCAGCGATGTCGCCCATACACTGGTACAGGGCCGTAAACCCTTCAATGAATGGATGGTCGTTGCAGCTCGGGACCTCGCAGCCGCCTTGCCTCGTCTTTCTTCCCCCAATCAGGCGATGTGGCAGTCACGACTAGATCGTCTGGAAGGCGCCGTTTTCATGTTCCCCGGCGGGGGCGCGCAGCATCCGGGGATGGCGGCAACCCTTTATCGTGAGGACAAGCTTTTTGCCAAGGTGATCGACGAAGGGCTCGGCTATCTTCCACATGACGTTTCCGCGCTCATACGAGCGATCTGGTTCGACCAGAATACGCGGGACGCCCGACAGAAGTTCCTGCGACCTTCGCTTCAACTGCCCGCGATCCTCGTTACAGAGATTGCACTAGCGCGACTGTGGCAACGCCATGCGGTTGAGCCGGTGGCACTGATCGGACACTCAATGGGTGAATATGCAGCCGCGTGTGTCGCAGGCGTGCTCTCATTCCAGGATGCGATGAACCTTGTTCACCTTCGGGGGAGATTGTTTGAACGGGTCGAGCCTAGCGGTATGCTGAGCATCCCATTGGAAGAGGCCACGCTGGTCCCTCGGCTGCCCGAGAAACTAGATCTGGCCTGCGTCAATGCACCTTCGCTTTGCGTTGTTTCGGGTCGCAATGACGATCTCGAGGCGTTCAGAGCCACGCTTGCGGGGGAGGGCGTCGAGGCGAGCCGACTGGCGATCGACATTGCTGCCCATTCAAGCCTGCTCGACCCTATCCTCGACGAATTCGAGACATTCCTGGGTTCGCTTCAGCTATCGGCACCAGATATTCCGATCATATCTAACTTGACCGGGGCACCCCTAACCGGGGACCAAGCGGTAGATCCAGTGTATTGGCGAAACCACCTTCGGCGTCCCGTAAGATTTGCCGAAGGGCTCGGCGCCTTGCATGCGCGAGAGGCGCTTGTCTTCGTGGAGGTTGGGCCAGGGCGTGTCCTCTCATCACTGGCGAAATTACAGGGAACTATCCCGGCGAATCGAGTGATCAGCTCCTTGCCTCATGGAGACGAAGAGTGGGATGACCGGGAATATCTCATTTCCGCACTCGGTCGTGCCTATGCCGCTGGTCTTGCAGTAGATCTCGAAGGGCTCGTCGGAGGACAAGATGCAAGACTGCTGTCGCTGCCCACCTATCCGTTTCAACATCGTCGCTACTTCATAGAGCCTGCGGATCGGGAGGAAGTCGCAACGATACAGCCCCCACTCCTGAAGATCCAGGACATCTCTCAATGGGGGTATCGTCCCAGTTGGAAGCGCTCGCTTGCTGACCCGGATACGGAATTCGAACCCGCAGAATGGCTTATATTCCTGGATGAGGGCGGCCTCGGTGAAGAACTCGCCCGCAGGCTGCGATCGCAGGGGCATCGAACCGTCACAGTGACGCGCGGCGATGGTATGGGCGAACGGGGTACGGATAGCTACACGCTGTGCTCGGAACTGGGGCGGGCAGGGTATGTCGCCTTGCTGGAGCGTTTGCGGTCGACCGGGCGCCTGCCCCAGAAAATCCTGCACATGTGGCTGGCCGACGCGGAGCCATCAGTCCGAGCGGGGTCCAGCCTCCTCCATGAGAATGAAGAGCTTGGTTTCGGCAGCATGGTCGGGCTCGGTCAGGCCTGGGCGGACCTGGCGGAGGAGCGACAGGTCTCTATCACCATTGTGGCGCGCCAGGTGTTGCAGGCCGAGGACCACGAACTGGTCAGTCCGGAGCGGTCCCTGATTCTAGGGCCGGCGCTTGTGCTGCCAAAGGAATTGCCAAGCGTAACCGTGAAGTTGCTCGATATCGGCCCACCGACGTCCGCCTCGGTGAGGAAAAGAGCGGCCTGGTACAGCAGACCCTCCAAGAATCCGGCGTTCGTCCCGCCGGGAGAGCTGATTGAGCGGGTCTGGGAGGAGTTGCAGACGGTGCCCCAAAACGAGATGGTCGCACTTCGGGGCGAACGCCGTTTCACCCAAACACACTCGACTTGCCCGCTTCCTCCCCTGGAAGGACAACAGGTTTCGTTGCGCAAGCGTGGTGTCTATCTCATTGCAGGCGGCATGAGCGAGGTGGCCTTGGCGCTGGCGGCCGAGTTGGCGAAACAGTACGAAGCCAGGCTTGTGCTGGTTGCCCGCCAGCATCTGCCTGCCAAGACGGAATGGGGTCTTTTTCAGCAGCGTTTGGCCGATGCACCGGTGCGACGAGCAATGGCGAAAATCAAAGCTCTTGAAGACGCTGGAGCTGAGGTTCTCTACGTCGCTGCGGATGTAACCGACGGCGAGCAGATGGCTGCAGCGGTGGCTGCAGCAATGCGGCGGTTCGGGGAGATCAACGGGGTGCTTCACTGCGCCGGTGCCCTGGATGATGGCTTGGTGCAGATGAGGACGCTTGGCGAACTTCAACAGGTGCTCTCGCCGAAGGTCACCGGGTTACGCGTCCTTCATTCCGTTCTTGAAGATGTAAAGTTGGACTTCCTGATACTCTTCTCATCGACCAGCACGGACATACCCAGAGCCGGACAGGTAGCCTATGTCGCAGGCAATGCTTACCTCAATGCCTACGCTCAATCGGCATCGCCAAAGGATGGGCGACGGGTGGTGTCCCTCCACTGGGGCGTATGGAGCGAGGTCGGATTGGCTGCACGAGCCGTCGGCCTTGCAATCTCACCCGTCGTTGAGAACTATCCCAATGAGGTGGGGATCTTCGATCGCTGGATTGCAGACAAGCAGGGCGACCTTTGGTTGGAGGTAGCGCTTTCCGCCCGTCGCCACTGGGTCTTGGATGAACACCGTCTCCCCGGGGGGGAGGCCGTGCTACCCGGCACCGCCTATGTCGATTTTCTTGCTCAGGCCATCCGGGCCTATGGTCTTGAGGGCAATCCCTGCATCACGAACCTTTCGTTCATACGCCCGTTTGTGCTGGAAGGCGAACAAGAGCGGAGATTCCGTCTTCGTTTGGTTGGTCAGGGTCCTGAGTTTCAGGTGGTTATCGGGTCTGTCGAAGCCAGCACTGATCAAGTGATCATGCATGCAGAGGCATCGGTGAGGCTTGGCAGTGACCTGCGCGGTCCATTGGATCTCGATGAAATCAGGAAATGTTTCGGGACGTCAACGATCTCCGCTGAAGGCGTTGCTCTGACATCCGCGCAAGAAGGGCGGATGCGTTTTGGGGCACGCTGGGCCCTACTGAGATCGAAAATTCTCTCTCGTAGCGAAGGACTTGCGGAACTTTCGCTCGCTGACGACTTCCGGAGTGACCTTTGCACCAGTCCGCTCCACCCGGCATTGCTCGACATCGCCACGGGTTTTTCGCTGGAGTTGCTCGACGAGCAGCAACTCGGCGACAGGCTCTGGGTACCCGCTAGCTATGGACGGATTGAGGTGCAGGGGATGATCCCGGGTTCCATCGTCAGTTGGGTAAGGAAATCCCGCTGCGATGACTTTGGTGACGGTTTCGTCGCGTTCGATGTTACGATCTGCGATCCCCAGGGAAACATCATCGTGGATATCGAGCAGTTCGTTATGCGTCGGCTGGCCGGCAACCTTTCAGCTCCTTCCAATGGTGCAGGTAGCGACTCTCCACATGCGCCGCCCGTGTCCGATGGCCCTGCACGGACGAGACTCGCGACGCAGGTTGAACTGGGGATCAAGCCGCAAGAGGGCTTCGAGGCCCTGCTTCGCGCGTTGGCGCTGCCATATCGCGAAATTGCTGTGAGTTCGATGGAGTTGGAGGCACTGCGGGCGCTCGTCGAAGAACCACGGGCACCGGTGCAACCCTCGGAGGAGTTCGAAAGACCGGATCTGGCTTCGGACTATGTAGCGCCCCGCGATGAAGTGGAGTGCCAACTCGTAGGGTTCTGGAAGGAATTGCTCGGACTTGAGCGGGTCGGCGTAAACGACGACTTCTTCCAGCTCGGCGGACATTCGCTCGTCGCCGTGCGTCTGTTTAGGATGATCAGGAGCGAGTATGGAGTAGATTTGCCCATATCGACGCTGTTTGAATGCCCCACGGTCGCGCTATGTGCCGCAAAGATAAGCGAGCTGGAGCCTTCCATGGCACAGTCACCCCTTGCTGCGAAGCCCATTGCCGAAGCAGGCGGGGAGCAGTTCCTGGCTCTCGTTCCAATGGCACTTGGTGAGCAAGGCCGGGGGGCGCCACTGTTCATCTGCGCGGGCATGTTCGGCAATGTTCTAAACCTGCGCCATCTTGCCCTTCTGCTTGGTCAGGATCGGCCGGTCTATGGGCTTCAAGCGCGGGGGCTCTATGGCGACCTACAGCCCCATACAACCTTCGAGGAGATGGCTCGAGACTATCTGGCGGAAGTTCGGACGATCCAACCCGAGGGCCCTTATCTCCTCGCCGGATACTCAGGTGGTGGGCTTGTTGCGCTGGAAATGGCGCGACAACTCGTGGAAGCCGATGAGGCTGTTGAACGGCTCGTGATGTTCGACACGCCGCTCCCGCGGCAGCCCCCACTTTCCTTGACCGACAAAGCCCTGATGAAGGTCCAGGACATCAACCGGTATAGGTCTTCCTTCATAAGCAAGTGGCTCCGCGACCGCGAAAAGACCACAAGGGACCGAGACGCCCGCGAGGCAGCACTCGCAGGGAAAGCAGCGGCAGAAGGCTTCAACAATATAGGCATAGAAGTCGCCTTCAGAGCAGCGGCGTCGGCTTATCAGGTCAGCAGCTTCACAGGTGAGGTCACGCTGTTCCGACCAAGACCATCGCCGGTCTACTATTTGCCCGGTGGTCGACAGTTGCAGGAGGGGCGCAACATCATTCTTCCCGACAATGGGTGGTCAGAGTTTCTTCGCAACCTTGATGTCGTAGAGGTCCCTGGGGATCACGACACGATGATGCTCGAACCATTCGTTCGCGTTCTGGCGGAGAAGATCCGTTCTCGATTGCCCCGGGAGGTGCCGAAGCCCGCAACTATGGCAGCAGGTGAACCGGCCCCGACGCATCTGGACAAGCAATTCTTTGAGGCAGCGCAGTAG